From the Thermoleophilaceae bacterium genome, the window GGAGATCGCCGACATCGTCTCGATGTGGACCGGCATCCCCGTCTTCAAGCTCACCGAGGCCGAGACCCAGAAGCTGCTGCGCATGGAGGACGAGCTGCACAAGCGCGTCATCGGCCAGCACATGGCGATCGAGGCCGTGTCCAAGGCCATCCGCCGCTCGCGCGCGGGCATCAAGGACCCCAAGCGGCCCACCGGCTCGTTCATCTTCCTCGGCCCCTCGGGCGTTGGTAAGACCGAGCTGGCCCGCACACTCGCCGAGTTCCTGTTCGGCGACGAGGACGCGATGGTGCGGATCGACATGTCCGAGTACATGGAGAAGCACTCCGTGTCGCGGCTCGTCGGCTCGCCTCCCGGCTACATCGGCTACGACGAGGGCGGCCAGCTAACCGAGGCCGTGCGCCGCAAGCCGTACTCGGTGCTGCTGCTCGACGAGATCGAGAAGGCCCACCCGGACGTCTTCAACATCCTGCTCCAGATCCTGGAGGACGGCCGTCTGACCGATGCCCAGGGGCGCACGGTCGACTTCCGTCACGCCATCGTGATCATGACCTCGAACATCGGCGCCTCCGAGATCGCGCGCAACACGCCGCTCGGCTTCGCGGTGTCCGACGACGAGACGGGCATCACGTACGACGACATGAAGACGCGGATCATGGGCGAGCTCAAGAAGGTCTTCCGGCCCGAGTTCCTCAACCGAATCGACGAGGTCATCGTCTTCCACAAGCTCACCAAGGACGAGGTCAAGGAGATCGTGGAGCTGCTCCTGCGGCACATCCGCGAGTCCATGGCCGAGCGCGAGCTGTCGCTCAACCTGTCCGACGACGCCAAGAACCTGCTGGTCGAGAAGGGCTGGGATCCCGCCATGGGCGCCCGTCCGCTCCGCCGTGCGATTCAGCGCTACATTGAGGATCCGCTCGCCGACAAGGTGCTGTCGTCCTCGATGGAGCCCGGCTCGACGGTGGAGGTCGGCAAGGCGGCCGATGGCGAGGAGCCCGAGGTGAAGATCGAGATAGTCGGTCCGAAGCCGCGCAAGCGCCAGACGGTCGGCGTCGGCGCCAAGGGCGGCGAGGGCGAGGGCGGCGGCGAGCCGTCCGGGAGCGCGCCGTCCGATCTCCCCGAGGATCCCGAGGTCCTGCCCGAGGTGCCGGACGCACCTCCGGCTGACGAATCGTCCTCGGACCAGTCCTAGAGCCACGGACACAGTCGAAATCAAGGTCCGGGAGAACGGGCCCTACAAGGTCACCGGGCCGATCAGGCTGATCGACGCGGACGGCAACGTCTTCGACCTTCCTGACGACGGCCGGCCGGTGGCGCTGTGCCGCTGCGGGGCGTCGAAGACCAAGCCGTTCTGCGACAAGAGCCACTCGCGAATCGGATTCGCGGCCGCCGAGCGCGCCGTGACCGAGTCCGAGCGCTCGTGAGCGCCGTGACCGAGTCCGAGCGCTCGTGAGCGACGCCCTGATCGACCGCTACGCGCGCCTCCTCGTCGAGGTTGGGGCGAACCTTCGC encodes:
- a CDS encoding AAA family ATPase produces the protein EIADIVSMWTGIPVFKLTEAETQKLLRMEDELHKRVIGQHMAIEAVSKAIRRSRAGIKDPKRPTGSFIFLGPSGVGKTELARTLAEFLFGDEDAMVRIDMSEYMEKHSVSRLVGSPPGYIGYDEGGQLTEAVRRKPYSVLLLDEIEKAHPDVFNILLQILEDGRLTDAQGRTVDFRHAIVIMTSNIGASEIARNTPLGFAVSDDETGITYDDMKTRIMGELKKVFRPEFLNRIDEVIVFHKLTKDEVKEIVELLLRHIRESMAERELSLNLSDDAKNLLVEKGWDPAMGARPLRRAIQRYIEDPLADKVLSSSMEPGSTVEVGKAADGEEPEVKIEIVGPKPRKRQTVGVGAKGGEGEGGGEPSGSAPSDLPEDPEVLPEVPDAPPADESSSDQS
- a CDS encoding CDGSH iron-sulfur domain-containing protein: MKVRENGPYKVTGPIRLIDADGNVFDLPDDGRPVALCRCGASKTKPFCDKSHSRIGFAAAERAVTESERS